A single region of the Xiphophorus maculatus strain JP 163 A chromosome 3, X_maculatus-5.0-male, whole genome shotgun sequence genome encodes:
- the LOC102229809 gene encoding probable E3 ubiquitin-protein ligase TRIM8 produces the protein MATSGDFLSEDQFQCSICLDIFTDPVSTPCGHTFCKACLTRHWAGKRECQCPLCNNKFDKDLKLSVNTTFREVVDNFKKHHPTADATSLLKPWEVSCDVCAANKLRASKTCLVCLASFCETHLEPHLRVTALRRHKLSNPVSNLEEKICREHNRIVEFFCLNDHISLCALCTEHSDHDTVSLNEAYIDQRSHIWRRKENIGQTKHKGKAQSKKKGKSGRAEKVKANQTTDGNCLPYHRNIPSHFNPFDSQNKDFSMVKEMHGFEVSGMVGWDLVAIRESDFVRIAGTRSQDANWDRHCILRFQVQRNTQRLMLLIDYSNGLVLLFDPDNKILLHRFTGCGIHESIFPFFIRSQPDFVTSLQSLRRRAESISGHLDISHWCLRFFIITMTSIWILHSLLIGAD, from the coding sequence ATGGCCACATCCGGTGATTTCCTGTCTGAGGACCAGTTCCAGTGCTCCATCTGTCTGGACATTTTCACTGATCCTGTATCTACTCCATGTGGACACACCTTCTGCAAGGCCTGTCTGACCAGGCACTGGGCAGGCAAACGGGAATGCCAGTGTCCTCTGTGCAACAACAAGTTTGACAAGGACCTCAAACTGTCTGTCAACACCACATTCAGGGAGGTCGTGGACAACTTCAAGAAACATCATCCCACAGCCGATGCTACTTCCTTGTTAAAACCCTGGGAGGTGTCATGtgatgtttgtgcagcaaacaaACTCAGAGCCTCAAAAACTTGCTTGGTGTGCTTAGCCTCTTTTTGTGAAACACATTTAGAACCTCACCTGAGAGTGACTGCCCTTCGAAGACACAAACTCTCAAATCCTGTTTCCAACCTGGAGGAGAAAATATGCAGGGAACACAACCGGATTGTGGAGTTCTTCTGCTTGAATGATCACATTAGTCTTTGTGCCTTGTGCACAGAACATAGCGATCATGACACAGTCAGTTTGAATGAAGCATATATAGACCAAAGATCTCACATCTGGAGGAGGAAAGAGAATATtggacaaacaaaacacaaaggaaaggcacaaagtaaaaagaaaggcaaaagTGGGCGAGCAGAGAAAGTGAAGGCTAATCAAACAACAGATGGTAATTGTTTACCATACCACAGAAATATCCCAAGCCACTTTAATCCATTTGACTctcaaaataaagatttctcaATGGTAAAAGAGATGCATGGGTTTGAAGTCAGTGGAATGGTTGGGTGGGATCTAGTAGCTATTAGAGAGTCAGATTTTGTAAGGATCGCTGGGACGCGATCCCAGGATGCAAACTGGGATCGTCATTGCATATTGAGATTTCAAGTTCAGAGGAACACTCAAAGACTAATGTTGTTGATAGATTATAGCAATGGACTGGTGCTCTTATTTGATCCAGACAATAAAATCTTGCTTCATCGATTTACCGGCTGTGGAATCCATGAAAGCATCTTCCCATTCTTTATCCGCAGCCAACCTGACTTTGTAACATCATTGCAAAGCTTAAGAAGAAGAGCTGAGAGCATTTCAGGTCACTTAGACATTTCACACTGGTGTCTTcgtttttttattataacaaTGACATCTATTTGGATTTTACATTCCCTTCTAATAGGGGCAGACTAA
- the nov gene encoding protein NOV homolog, whose translation MTNLSAVLFFFMTAQTFAVIRAQVCPRRCLCPAEVPVCLSGVPLVLDDCACCLVCAGQKGQACSEMKPCDTIKGLQCDYSVDVHKRTGICAVSVGNVCILEGLVYQHGQIFFPSCKYQCVCQNGQIACIPRCNLDVMLPGPDCPIPRKVQVPGECCEKWVCEPQTEASALGGFAMAAFRQEKTVGFGRWDPRLNCIEQTTEWGACSETCGMGVSTRVTNKNNRCEMVKQSRLCMIRSCEDLQGQLTQVALMVRFIQCQRVVRSDKAVHLEHKNCTSVLAYKPRYCGTCTDGRCCTPHRTKTTLVKFQCSNNTITRKPVMAILTCVCHTHCPRDNAAWEPSLLLYGGMTGR comes from the exons ATGACAAATCtttcagcagttttattttttttcatgactgCACAG ACATTTGCAGTGATCAGGGCTCAGGTGTGTCCTCGGCGATGCCTGTGTCCTGCCGAGGTTCCAGTGTGTCTCTCTGGGGTGCCCCTGGTCCTGGATGACTGTGCCTGCTGTCTGGTTTGTGCAGGTCAAAAAGGCCAAGCATGCTCAGAGATGAAACCCTGTGACACAATTAAAGGGCTGCAGTGTGATTACTCAGTGGATGTTCACAAGAGAACTGGCATCTGTGCGG TCAGTGTGGGTAATGTGTGCATTTTGGAGGGTTTAGTCTATCAGCATGGCCAGATCTTCTTCCCAAGCTGTAAATACCAGTGTGTGTGCCAGAATGGTCAGATAGCCTGCATTCCTCGCTGCAACCTGGATGTTATGCTTCCTGGGCCCGATTGTCCAATCCCACGCAAGGTCCAGGTTCCTGGAGAATGCTGTGAGAAGTGGGTGTGTGAGCCCCAGACTGAAGCAAGTGCACTGGGTGGCTTTGCCATGGCCG CCTTTCGTCAAGAAAAAACTGTAGGTTTTGGAAGGTGGGACCCCAGGCTGAACTGCATTGAGCAGACCACAGAGTGGGGGGCCTGCTCTGAAACATGTGGCATGGGGGTCTCCACCAGGGTCACAAACAAGAACAACCGCTGTGAGATGGTGAAGCAGAGTCGGCTGTGTATGATTAGATCCTGTGAAGACCTGCAGGGACAATTGACTCAGGTTGCACTAATGGTAAGATTCATTCA ATGCCAGAGGGTTGTGAGGAGCGACAAAGCTGTTCACCTTGAGCATAAGAACTGCACCAGTGTTCTGGCCTACAAGCCTCGCTACTGCGGCACCTGTACAGATGGACGCTGCTGCACCCCCCACCGAACCAAGACCACTCTGGTGAAGTTCCAGTGTTCCAACAACACAATCACCCGCAAGCCAGTCATGGCAATCCTAACCTGTGTCTGCCACACCCATTGCCCTAGAGACAATGCTGCATGGGAGCCATCGCTGCTCCTATACGGTGGCATGACAGGAAGATGA